The Candidatus Pelagibacter sp. IMCC9063 genome has a window encoding:
- the trxA gene encoding thioredoxin: MATKQVTDDNFENEVLKSEKPVLVDFWAEWCGPCKMVGPVLEELSDEMADKLVIAKHNIDDSPNTPTKYGVRGIPTMLLFSGGQLIDTKVGAANKSNIKEWLDSKVR, encoded by the coding sequence ATGGCAACAAAACAAGTAACCGACGACAATTTTGAAAACGAAGTATTAAAATCAGAAAAGCCGGTATTAGTAGATTTTTGGGCTGAATGGTGTGGACCATGCAAAATGGTAGGCCCTGTTTTAGAGGAACTGTCAGATGAAATGGCAGATAAGCTTGTGATTGCAAAACATAATATTGACGATTCTCCCAACACACCAACAAAATATGGTGTTCGAGGAATCCCAACTATGCTTTTGTTTAGTGGTGGTCAATTAATTGACACTAAGGTAGGCGCAGCAAATAAATCAAATATTAAAGAGTGGTTAGATAGTAAAGTAAGATAA